The region TGGCGAAAGAGGTGGTCGTCGGTACGCTGAACTCACTTTACACCGCGGAAAATATTGAGCAGGAAGCCTTTAACCCGGCGGAATTCAGCCTGACGGGTGAGCTGATTGCCGCTCTGGAAGATACGGCGAAAAGCGTGAAAGAGACGTTTAGCCTGAGCGTACTGGCTAACCCAATCGAAGCCAGCAAAGGCGATGGCGAAATGGCGACCGGTACCATGGGCGTAATGAGCGAAAAATTCGGCAGTGCGGCAGCCGCTTACAGCTACCTGATTTTTGTGCTGCTTTACGTACCGTGTATCACCGCGATGGGCGCTATCGCCCGCGAATCCAGCCGTGGCTGGATGGGCTTCTCGGTGCTGTGGGGGCTGAATATCGCTTACTCGCTCGCCACGCTCTTTTACCAGACGGCGACCTTCAGCGAGCACCCGGTCTACAGCCTGACCTGTATTCTGGCGGTTCTGCTGTTTAACGTGGTGGTAATTAGCGCCCTTCGTCGCGCCAGAAGCCGGGTGGATGTCAGCCTGCTGGCAACGCGTAAAACCGTCGCCAGCTGCTGCGACAGCCCGGCGGGCGATTGTCACTAAGGAACAACAACGATGGCGTCGTTAATTGAAGTGCGTGATTTGTTGGCATTGCAAGGCCGGATGGAGGCTCAGCAACTGAGCGCCGCGCTGCATACGCCGCGCGCGATGATCGACGCCATGCTCGCTCGCATGGAAGCCATGGGTAAAGCCGTGCGTATTCAGGAAGAGGCTACCGGTTGTTTAACCGGTAGCTGCAAGCAGTGCCCGGAAGGGAAAAGCGCCTGCTCTCGCGAGTGGTGGGCGCTGCGTTAAACAAGCCTGGCTTTCAGCGCCAGCAACGCCTCGCAGAACGCGGCAGGATGGGAAACAAACGGCGCATGTGCCGCTTTCGGGAAAATCAACGACTCGCTCTGCGGCCACATATCATCCAGTAACGGAACGATTTTACGCGGCACCAGTCCGTCAAGACGGCCATACATACGTAAAAACGGCAGCGTCAGTCCACTCAGTGCTTCGCGTAAATCTACCGTTTTTAAAATCTCCAGCCCGCCGTTCAGCACTTCCGTTGGCGGCATCGGAAGCGACAACACCGCGTTTTTCAGCTCGCGCGCATCCTGCCTTGCAGTTTCGGTGCCGAGCGTCTGCAATGCCAGGAAACGCTCAACGGTACGCTGAAAATCCTCACTCAATTGGTGTTGAAAACCGGCCAGCACCTCAGGCTTGATACCCGCCCAATCGCCCTGCGCGCTAAAACAGGGCGATGAAGCAACCGTAACCAACGCACTGACGCGTTCAGGTGATTGCAACGCAATCTGGCTCGCCACCAGCCCGCCCAGGCTCCAGCCCAGCCATATCGCCTTTTTTGGCGCGTGAGATAACACGATATCCGCCATCTGTTGCAGCGCCAGCGCGCCAAACCCTTCACTTCTGCCATAGCCCGGCAGATCCACTAAATGCAGCGTAAATTGCGAACTCAGTTCCGGTGTAATGCAATCCCAGACCTGCGCATTCAGCCCCCATCCGTGCAGCAGCACAAGATGACAATTTCCTTCGCCTTTGGTTTGCCACCAGATGTTCTTCATCAGCTATCGTTCTCTTCTTTCACACAAGGAGGTGGCACATGCTAACAGTGCCAGGCTTATGCTGGCTATGTCGAATGCCATTGATGCTGAGCCAGTGGGGAGTCTGTTCCGGCTGCACGCGCGCCATGGAAGTGCGCGAAAAAGTTTGCCCTTTGTGCGGTTTACCCGCCGCTCGCGACGACATTGCCTGCGGGCGCTGTCTGCAAAAACCGCCGCCCTGGCAGCGGCTGATTGCCGTCAGCCGTTATGCACCACCGCTTAGTCCGCTGGTGCAGCAGTTTAAATTTATGCCTCGCCCGGAAATCGCCCGCGCGCTGGCCCGTCTGCTGCTGTTAGCCGTATTAAACGCACGCCGCAGCGGAAACTGGCAGACGCCGGATATTATCCTCAGCGTACCGCTACATGCGCGTCGCCAGTGGCGCAGAGGCTTTAATCAAAGCGATCTCCTGTGCCGGGCGCTGGCGCATTGGTTGCAATGCCCATACTCTTCCGGCGCTCTACGCCGGGTGCGGGCAACGCCTGTGCAGCATCAACTCAATGCCCGTTTGCGCAAGGAGAACCTGAAAAATGCCTTTCGTCTTGAATTGCCCGTTGCCGGTCTCCATATCGTCGTGGTGGATGATGTCGTCACGACCGGCAGCACCGTTGCGGAAATCACCCGGCTGCTATTACGCAGCGGCGCAGCAACTGTTCAGGTCTGGTGCCTGTGTCGAACCTTGTAGACCCTCGATGATGGGCGTATTATAACCAAGTAAAATAGTCAACTATTAGGCCATTGCTATGATCCGTATTTCCGACGCTGCCCAAGCGCACTTTGTCAAACTGCTGGCAAATCAGGAAGAAGGGACACAAATCCGCGTATTTGTGATTAACCCAGGCACGCCCAACGCTGAGTGTGGCGTCTCTTATTGCCCGCCGGACGCGGTTGAAGCCACCGACACCGCGCTGAAATTTGAACAACTGATTGCCTATGTCGATGAGCTGAGCGCGCCGTATCTGGAAGATGCGGAAATCGATTTTGTCACCGACCAGTTGGGTTCCCAGCTGACGCTGAAAGCGCCGAACGCAAAAATGCGTAAAGTGTCCGACGACGCGCCGCTGATGGAGCGCGTTGAGTATTTGCTGCAGTCGCAAATCAACCCGCAGTTAGCCGGCCACGGCGGCCGTGTTTCGCTGATGGAGATCACCGATGAAGGCTACGCCATTCTGCAGTTTGGCGGCGGCTGTAACGGTTGCTCCATGGTCGACGTGACGCTGAAAGAGGGTATCGAAAAGCAGTTGCTGACCGAGTTCCCGGAACTGAAAGGTGTGCGCGATCTGACCGAACACCAGCGCGGCGAGCACTCTTACTACTAAGCCTGCTTTCTGCTGTAGATTGCCCGGCGGCGTTCTGCTTGCCGGGTCTACAACGTTAATCCTGTGTTACCCGTATCTCCCCGCCCACATTTCTCTTTTCATACCTGTTTAGTTTCCTGGCGTTAATATGACGCATGTCTCAGATCTTACATTTAGATCGCCAGAGTGATTCTCTTTTCGTGGATGTTACCCGTATCATTCCTGCCAGCACCGACAACTTAAAAAACATCCGACTACAATTTTTAGCAATGGATGTCAGCCGCAACGGTGCCGCAGCTCGCTCCTTCCTCTTTCGGGAATTTTCAGCGGCTGCCAGAAATACTGACGTTACCCATAACAAATTAAAGGCCAGGTAAATCATGCCATTAGTCATAGTCGCTATCGGTGTTGCTCTCTTACTCCTGTTAATGATCCGCTTCAAACTGAACGGATTTATCGCCCTAATCCTTGTGGCGCTCGCCGTGGGGATGATGCAGGGCATGCCGCTCGATGCCGTTATTAAATCCATTAAAAATGGTGTTGGCGGTACGCTCGGCAGCCTTGCGCTGATCATGGGTTTTGGTGCCATGCTCGGCAAACTGCTGGCGGACTGCGGCGGCGCACAGCGCATTGCCACCACGCTTATCGAAAAATTTGGTCGCCAGTACATTCAGTGGGCAGTGGTGCTGACCGGTTTTACCGTCGGTTTCGCGCTGTTTTATGAAGTCGGCTTCGTACTGCTGCTGCCGCTGGTGTTTACCATTGCGGCATCCGCACGTATTCCGCTGCTGT is a window of Enterobacter sp. R4-368 DNA encoding:
- the feoC gene encoding [Fe-S]-dependent transcriptional repressor FeoC, encoding MASLIEVRDLLALQGRMEAQQLSAALHTPRAMIDAMLARMEAMGKAVRIQEEATGCLTGSCKQCPEGKSACSREWWALR
- the bioH gene encoding pimeloyl-ACP methyl ester esterase BioH → MKNIWWQTKGEGNCHLVLLHGWGLNAQVWDCITPELSSQFTLHLVDLPGYGRSEGFGALALQQMADIVLSHAPKKAIWLGWSLGGLVASQIALQSPERVSALVTVASSPCFSAQGDWAGIKPEVLAGFQHQLSEDFQRTVERFLALQTLGTETARQDARELKNAVLSLPMPPTEVLNGGLEILKTVDLREALSGLTLPFLRMYGRLDGLVPRKIVPLLDDMWPQSESLIFPKAAHAPFVSHPAAFCEALLALKARLV
- the gntX gene encoding DNA utilization protein GntX, coding for MLTVPGLCWLCRMPLMLSQWGVCSGCTRAMEVREKVCPLCGLPAARDDIACGRCLQKPPPWQRLIAVSRYAPPLSPLVQQFKFMPRPEIARALARLLLLAVLNARRSGNWQTPDIILSVPLHARRQWRRGFNQSDLLCRALAHWLQCPYSSGALRRVRATPVQHQLNARLRKENLKNAFRLELPVAGLHIVVVDDVVTTGSTVAEITRLLLRSGAATVQVWCLCRTL
- the nfuA gene encoding Fe-S biogenesis protein NfuA, with product MIRISDAAQAHFVKLLANQEEGTQIRVFVINPGTPNAECGVSYCPPDAVEATDTALKFEQLIAYVDELSAPYLEDAEIDFVTDQLGSQLTLKAPNAKMRKVSDDAPLMERVEYLLQSQINPQLAGHGGRVSLMEITDEGYAILQFGGGCNGCSMVDVTLKEGIEKQLLTEFPELKGVRDLTEHQRGEHSYY